One genomic window of Coffea eugenioides isolate CCC68of chromosome 1, Ceug_1.0, whole genome shotgun sequence includes the following:
- the LOC113781149 gene encoding uncharacterized protein LOC113781149, protein MEIVESIFDIPVQSPPGEEFSAADLDWTKFGTIERHDDVALIPYARVDAFIIGECLNVECPTRFHIERGRKRARGSLQEYKDDEYLEYRLYWCSFGPENYGEGGGILPSRRYRLNTRNRAARPQSMRGCTCHFVVKRLYARPSLALLIYNNRRHVNKSGSICHGPLDRDAIGPGAKKIPYICNEIQQQTMSMIYLGIPEENVLEKHIEGIQRYCGSNAKVNSLASQYVHKLGLIIKRSTHELDLDDQASVKLWVERNKKSVFFYQDTSETDPFILGIQTDWQLQQMIRFGHRSIVAADSTFGIKKLKYPLCTLLVFDSRKHALPVAWVITRTVVKSDVAKWMKALVDRVHTVDLGWKVNAFLVDDAAAEIDPIREIFSCPVLFSLWRIRRSWLRNILKKCNNIEVQREIFKRLGEIVYSIWGGVDYMVPLEKFTQDFVDQTAFLNYFRATWLPKIEMWLTSMRTLPLASQESSGAIEAYHVKLKVKLYDDSHLGAFQRVDWLVHKLTTELHSSYWLDRFADESDSFQNVKEEYLASTSWHRALQIPDTAVTLDDKDHPFAKVLSQRESTRTRIVWNPGSEFSLCDCEWSMQGNLCKHAIKVNMICENLRSYQPTLSFQSFQDILMNLQEKPLDDSIALDLSTAWAHQMLDQIQKLVELNSSGDISTVVNNMPLRWTTKKGRTSCGKPLTTLALPSSSKNDAASRKRSRKRKRLSRIR, encoded by the exons ATGGAAATAGTTGAATCCATTTTTGACATTCCTGTGCAAAGTCCTCCTGGGGAAGAATTTTCAGCAGCTGATTTAGATTGGACCAAGTTTGGAACTATAGAACGTCATGATGATGTAGCGCTTATACCTTATGCCCGAGTTGATGCATTTATTATTGGAGAATGCCTGAATGTAGAATGCCCAACTCGGTTTCACATTGAGAGGGGTCGCAAACGAGCAAGAGGCAGTTTACAGGAGTACAAAGATGACGAATATCTGGAGTATAGGCT GTATTGGTGTTCTTTTGGACCAGAAAACTATGGGGAAGGTGGGGGTATATTACCTAGTCGCAGATATCGGCTCAACACTCGAAACCGTGCTGCTAGACCCCAATCCATGAGGGGTTGTACGTGCCATTTTGTAGTAAAGCGCCTCTATGCCCGTCCATCTCTTGCACTTCTCATATATAACAATAGGCGACATGTAAACAAGTCTGGTTCTATCTGTCATGGCCCACTTGACCGAGATGCTATTGGTCCTGGTGCCAAGAAAATCCCATATATATGCAATGAGATTCAACAGCAGACTATGTCTATGATCTATCTTGGTATTCCCGAGGAAAATGTACTAGAGAAGCACATAGAGGGCATTCAGCGCTACTGTGGTTCTAATGCAAAAGTTAACAGCCTTGCTTCTCAATATGTTCACAAACTTGGCCTGATAATCAAGCGTTCCACTCATGAATTGGATCTAGACGACCAAGCTAGTGTTAAATTGTGGGTTGAACGCAACAAAAAATCTGTTTTCTTTTATCAGGACACATCAGAAACAGATCCTTTCATTTTGGGGATCCAAACCGATTGGCAATTACAACAAATGATTAGGTTTGGGCACCGCAGCATTGTTGCAGCAGATTCAACATTTGGGATAAAGAAACTGAAG TATCCCTTGTGCACGCTGCTTGTGTTTGATTCCCGGAAACATGCACTTCCAGTTGCATGGGTAATTACACGTACTGTAGTTAAATCAGATGTGGCTAAATGGATGAAAGCTCTAGTTGATCGAGTTCATACAGTTGATTTAGGATGGAAGGTCAACGCGTTTTTGGTTGATGACGCAGCAGCAGAGATTGATCCAATAAG GGAGATTTTTTCTTGCCCTGTCCTATTTTCGCTGTGGCGTATTCGCAGATCGTGGCTGCGGAATATTTTGAAGAAATGCAATAACATCGAAGTCCAGCGGGAGATATTTAAACGGCTGGGGGAAATTGTCTACAGCATTTGGGGTGGAGTTGATTACATGGTTCCTTTGGAAAAATTTACTCAAGATTTTGTTGATCAAACTGCCTTCCTAAATTATTTCAGAGCTACTTGGCTCCCAAAGATCG AAATGTGGCTTACCAGTATGAGAACTCTTCCGCTAGCAAGCCAGGAGTCCTCTGGTGCAATTGAAGCATATCATGTGAAGCTGAAAGTTAAACTTTACGATGATTCACATCTTGGTGCATTTCAGCGAGTTGATTGGTTGGTGCACAAGTTGACAACGGAGCTGCATTCTTCCTATTGGCTTGATCGATTTGCAGATGAGAGTGATTCATTTCAAAATGTGAAAGAGGAGTATCTTGCTTCTACATCATGGCATCGGGCATTGCAAATTCCTGATACTGCTGTTACCTTGGATGATAAAGACCATCCTTTTGCAAAGGTTTTGAGCCAAAGAGAAAGCACAAGAACACGAATAGTGTGGAATCCTGGATCTGAATTCTCTCTTTGTGATTGTGAGTGGTCGATGCAGGGAAACCTATGCAAGCATGCTATTAAGGTCAACATGATCTGTGAGAACCTTCGCTCCTACCAACCAACCTTATCATTTCAGTCATTTCAAGACATCTTAATGAACCTACAAGAGAAACCGTTGGATGATTCAATTGCGCTAGATTTATCAACAGCCTGGGCGCACCAGATGCTTGATCAAATTCAGAAGCTTGTTGAGCTTAACAGTTCTGGTGACATTAGTACTGTTGTAAACAACATGCCCTTGAGATGGACTACCAAGAAAGGCAGAACGTCATGTGGCAAGCCATTGACTACTCTTGCTCTGCCTTCAAGTTCTAAGAATGATGCGGCATCACGTAAAAGGagtaggaaaaggaaaagattgTCACGAATAAGATGA